The genomic window ACTTGACGTCGGCGAAGTCGAGGTTGATGAGGCCGGGGGTGGTGATGAGGTCGGTGATGCCCTGAACGCCGGAGAGCAGCACCTGGTCCGCGGACTTGAACGCGTCCAGCACGCTGACCTGGCGGTCCGAGATGGACAGCAGCCGGTCGTTCGGGATGACGATGAGGGTGTCGACCTCCTCGCGGAGCTCGGCGATGCCGTCCTCCGCCTGGTTGGCGCGGCGGCGGCCCTCGAAGGTGAAGGGCCGGGTGACCACTCCGATGGTCAGGGCGCCGAGCGAGCGCGCGATGTTGGCCACGACGGGTGCGCCGCCGGTGCCGGTGCCGCCACCTTCGCCGGCGGTGACGAAGACCATGTCGGCCCCCTTGAGGACCTCCTCGATCTCCTCTCGGTGGTCCTCTGCCGCCTTGCGACCGACTGCCGGGTTGGCTCCGGCCCCGAGGCCGCGGGTGAGTTCCCGGCCGACGTCGAGCTTGACGTCGGCGTCGCTCATCAACAGGGCTTGCGCGTCAGTGTTGATCGCGATGAACTCGACGCCCTTGAGACCGACCTCGATCATTCGGTTGATGGCATTGACACCACCGCCGCCGACACCGATGACCTTGATGACTGCGAGGTAGTTCTGCGGTGCTGCCACGTCGAAGGCCTCTCGCCTCGAGTTACGTGTCGCCGCCTCGCGGTGGTACCGCGGAGCGACGACGGATGCCGATGGGACGGTCCGAAACGCCGACCCAAACCCTAACGTTGAAGTTTAGGGTTACCAGTGTCTCTGCTTCTTGGACTCTCTCGAACGAGACACTAAGTCGACAAGCGGCGCACGTTCAACGAACACGCCGAACCTCCCGTTTTTCTTTTCACCCTATGTGATCAGCCATCGCAGTGCCCAACCAGGGTGCTGGCCTGCGCATATGTGCGTCAACTCGCTGATGCGACAGGGGCGGTGGGGGCACTCACGTCGAAGTGACCGGCGTCGGGAGCCGCTTTCATCAGCGCGGTGAGCGCGCGCGCCTTCGCCTCGCCCCGCTCCGAACTTCCCCACAGAACGGTCCGGCCGTGCGCCAGCTTCAGGGTGATGGAGTCGTAGGAGCGCACTTCGACGGCCCGGAGGTCCTTCGCCGCCCGCTCGGGGAGTTCGGTGGTGACCCGCACCGCCTCGGTCATCAGCCGCCGCTCGTCGAAGCGCCGGAGGCTCGGTGACCCGTCGGCCGTCAATTCCAGCACGGGCACGTCCTTGGGGGCCTTGTCCACGGTGGCGAAACGGACGCCTTTCGCGTCCACTTCGATGAACTTCGTGCCCGTTTCCATGATGAGGGCGGGCTCGCGCTCGGTCACCTTCAGGACGATTCCGTCCGGCCAGGAGCGTACGGCTTCGACGGAGTCGATACGGCGGAGTTTCGCGCCCAGCCGCGCCTCGATCGCGTCCGTATCGACCGAGATCAGCGGCGATCCGATCGGTACGGCGGCCGCGGCCTCGACCTCACGGGGTGTCAGAACCTTTGTCCCGGAGGTCCTGACCCGTTCGGCGCGCAGCCACGGGGAGCCGTGGAGCAGCCAGATCGCGGCGGCGCCGGACACGACGAGGACGGCGAGCGCCAGCAGCGTCCGCCGGCGGCCGGACAGCCGGAGCCGGCGAACTCCGGGCCCCCCGCGGGAAGGAGGGCCGGGGTGGCCGGCCGACGACGGGCCCTTCGGCTGCCGTGTGCCGCGTTCGGCGGTCGTCGGTCCGGCCATGCTCCGCACCCTGCCCTTCGCTGTGCCTATCGGTGTGCTCGTGCGGAAATCGCCTCGTACACCATTCCGACAAGCAGATCGTCTGCGTCCCGGCGCCCGAACTCGGCGGCGGCGCGGGACATCTCGTACAACCGGTGCGGATCGGCGAGCACCGGCAGCACATTGCCGTGGACCCACTCGGGGGTCAGCTCGGCGTCGTCGACCAGCAGTCCGCCGCCGGCCTTCACCACCGGCTGGGCGTTGAGCCGCTGTTCGCCGTTGCCGATCGGCAGCGGTACGTACGCGGCGGGGAGCCCGACGGCGGAGAGTTCGGCGACGGTCATGGCGCCCGCACGGCACAGCATCATGTCGGCCGCGGCGTACGCGAGATCCATCCGGTCCACGTACGGTACCGGGATGTAGGGCGGCATTCCTGGCATGTTGTCCACGCGCGGCAGTTCGTTCTTCGGGCCGACCGCGTGCAGGATCTGGATGCCGGAGCGCTGGAGCAGCGGTGCGACCTGCTGGACCACCTCGTTGAGACGGCGGGCGCCCTGCGAGCCGCCGGAGACCAGCAGCGTGGGCAGATTGGGGTCGAGCCCGAACGCGGCGCGCGCCTCGGGCCGCACCCTGGCCCTGTCGAGGGTGGCGATGGAGCGGCGCAGCGGGATGCCGATGTAGCGGGCGCCGCGCAGCTTGCTGTCCGGGGTGGAGACGGCCACGGCCGCGGCGTACCGCGAGCCGATCTTGTTGGCCAGGCCCGGGCGGGCGTTGGCCTCGTGGATGACGATGGGCACACCGAGGCGCTTGGCGGCGAGATAGCCGGGCAGCGCGACATAGCCGCCGAAGCCGACGACGCAGTCCGCCTTGGTGCGCTCCAGGATCTGCTCGGCGGCCTTGATCGTGCCGCGCAGCCGCCCGGGCACGGTCATCAGCTCGGGGGTGGGCTTGCGCGGCAGCGGTACGGCGGGGATCAGGGCGAGCTCGTAGCCCCGCTCGGGCACGAGCCGGGTCTCCAGACCGCGCTCCGTGCCGAGCGCTGTGATGCCCATGGTCGGATCCTGCCTGCGCAGGGCGTCCGCGAGGGCGAGCGCGGGCTCGATGTGGCCGGCGGTCCCCCCGCCGGCGAGTACGACATGCACCGAAATTCACCGCTCTCCGGACGGACGTTCCTTGACGCTCCGCCTCATCGACTTCCATCTCACCCCAGCCCGCTTCTTACCGAACACAGGCTGCCGTACGGCCAGGGCCGCCTTCGCGGCGGGATCCTCTCGCGCGAACGCGATCAGCAGTCCCACGGCGAACATGGTCGGCAGCAGGGCGGAGCCTCCGTAGGAGAACAGCGGGAGAGGGACGCCGGCGATCGGCAGCAGACCGAGCACCGCACCGATGTTGATCACGGCCTGGGCCGTGATCCAGGTGGTCACGCCTCCCGCGGCATACCTCACGAAGGGGTCCTCCGTGCGTCCGGCCACGCGGATACCCGCATAGCCTAGAGCCGCGAAGAGAGTGAGCACCGACAGCGTCCCCGCCAGCCCCAGTTCCTCCCCGGTGATGGCGAAGATGAAGTCGGTGTGCGCTTCCGGGAGTTGACCCCATTTCTCCACACTCGCGCCGATACCGGAACCGAACCATCCGCCGGAGGCGAGCGCGTAGATCCCGTGCACGGCCTGCCAGCAGATGTCATTGGGTCCGAGATCACTGGCCCCGACGCACTGGAATCGGTCCATCCGGTTCGGATTGGTCTTGATCAGGACGGCGCCGATCAGGCCCGCGACACCCAGCACTCCGGCGAAGAGCCTGGTGGGGGCACCCGCGAGCCAGAGCAGCCCGAAGAGGATCGCGGCCAGGATGATGGCCGTGCCCATGTCACCGCCGAGCATGATCAGCCCGAGCAGCATGAAGGCGACAGGCACCAGCGGCACGAGCAGGTGCTTCCACTGCGTGAGCAGGCGTTTCTCCTGTTTGCGGGCGAGCAGGTCGGCGCCCCAGAGGATCAGGGCGAGCTTGCCGAACTCACTGGGCTGGAGCTGGAAGGGGCCGCCGAGCGAGATCCAGTTCTGGTTGCCGTTGACCGACTGCCCTATCCCCGGGACCTGCACCAGCACCATCAGGAAGGCGCTGCCGACAAGGAGGGGGTATGCGAGC from Streptomyces sp. FIT100 includes these protein-coding regions:
- the ftsZ gene encoding cell division protein FtsZ, giving the protein MAAPQNYLAVIKVIGVGGGGVNAINRMIEVGLKGVEFIAINTDAQALLMSDADVKLDVGRELTRGLGAGANPAVGRKAAEDHREEIEEVLKGADMVFVTAGEGGGTGTGGAPVVANIARSLGALTIGVVTRPFTFEGRRRANQAEDGIAELREEVDTLIVIPNDRLLSISDRQVSVLDAFKSADQVLLSGVQGITDLITTPGLINLDFADVKSVMSEAGSALMGIGSARGDDRAVAAAEMAISSPLLEASIDGARGVLLSISGGSDLGLFEINEAAQLVSEAAHPEANIIFGAVIDDALGDEVRVTVIAAGFDGGQPPTRRETVIGSSSAKREEPAPPARPEPRSIGGLGTVPPREESTVPAEPAPVAGDSSHSGTSSPQVPTARPYDSSAEELDVPDFLK
- a CDS encoding cell division protein FtsQ/DivIB, whose translation is MAGPTTAERGTRQPKGPSSAGHPGPPSRGGPGVRRLRLSGRRRTLLALAVLVVSGAAAIWLLHGSPWLRAERVRTSGTKVLTPREVEAAAAVPIGSPLISVDTDAIEARLGAKLRRIDSVEAVRSWPDGIVLKVTEREPALIMETGTKFIEVDAKGVRFATVDKAPKDVPVLELTADGSPSLRRFDERRLMTEAVRVTTELPERAAKDLRAVEVRSYDSITLKLAHGRTVLWGSSERGEAKARALTALMKAAPDAGHFDVSAPTAPVASAS
- the murG gene encoding undecaprenyldiphospho-muramoylpentapeptide beta-N-acetylglucosaminyltransferase; this translates as MHVVLAGGGTAGHIEPALALADALRRQDPTMGITALGTERGLETRLVPERGYELALIPAVPLPRKPTPELMTVPGRLRGTIKAAEQILERTKADCVVGFGGYVALPGYLAAKRLGVPIVIHEANARPGLANKIGSRYAAAVAVSTPDSKLRGARYIGIPLRRSIATLDRARVRPEARAAFGLDPNLPTLLVSGGSQGARRLNEVVQQVAPLLQRSGIQILHAVGPKNELPRVDNMPGMPPYIPVPYVDRMDLAYAAADMMLCRAGAMTVAELSAVGLPAAYVPLPIGNGEQRLNAQPVVKAGGGLLVDDAELTPEWVHGNVLPVLADPHRLYEMSRAAAEFGRRDADDLLVGMVYEAISARAHR
- the ftsW gene encoding putative lipid II flippase FtsW, giving the protein MGARLVAALAPAPVPALAGAPGVALRSGTTGRAGAGRRVPAGRGGADGGPPRPPGGGAVRRAYEQARRAWDRPLTAYYVILGAGLLITALGLVMVYSASMITALTYSLPSSYFFRKQFLAAVIGTGLLFLASRMPVKLHRALAYPLLVGSAFLMVLVQVPGIGQSVNGNQNWISLGGPFQLQPSEFGKLALILWGADLLARKQEKRLLTQWKHLLVPLVPVAFMLLGLIMLGGDMGTAIILAAILFGLLWLAGAPTRLFAGVLGVAGLIGAVLIKTNPNRMDRFQCVGASDLGPNDICWQAVHGIYALASGGWFGSGIGASVEKWGQLPEAHTDFIFAITGEELGLAGTLSVLTLFAALGYAGIRVAGRTEDPFVRYAAGGVTTWITAQAVINIGAVLGLLPIAGVPLPLFSYGGSALLPTMFAVGLLIAFAREDPAAKAALAVRQPVFGKKRAGVRWKSMRRSVKERPSGER